A part of Salvelinus alpinus chromosome 23, SLU_Salpinus.1, whole genome shotgun sequence genomic DNA contains:
- the LOC139551083 gene encoding apoptosis-associated speck-like protein containing a CARD — MPKTVGDTLIGVLDDLGMTKLKWFRHKLCERKQEPKIRRGNVENLDPIDLADLLTRTFSEDGALDVAIEVLRAIDCHDGAKELTDFKKGKSNIVGAQESWVTSGAANGSAPGPNNMIKDKHFVDYHRTALIDRVSQVAPILDRLLERGVITTNAYSDVRAEKTRQNRMRELLDVPLKASGSKGKDVFLDILMEQEPYLISELKGE, encoded by the exons ATGCCGAAAACCGTTGGCGATACATTAATTGGTGTCCTTGATGACTTGGGAATGACTAAACTGAAGTGGTTCAGACATAAACTCTGTGAACGCAAGCAGGAGCCAAAAATTCGCAGGGGAAATGTTGAAAATTTGGACCCAATAGACTTAGCAGACCTTCTGACCCGTACTTTCAGTGAAGACGGGGCTTTGGATGTGGCTATAGAGGTATTGAGGGCAATTGACTGCCATGATGGCGCAAAGGAACTGACGGATTTCAAGAAAGGAAAATCGAACATAGTAGGAG CTCAAGAATCTTGGGTAACATCGGGTGCTGCTAATGGAAGTGCACCTGGACCAAATAACATGATCAAAG ACAAACACTTTGTGGACTATCACCGAACGGCCCTGATCGACAGAGTGAGCCAGGTGGCACCCATCTTGGATAGGCTCCTGGAGAGGGGAGTCATCACCACAAATGCCTACAGTGACGTGAGGGCTGAAAAAACCAGACAGAACAGGATGAGGGAGCTCTTAGATGTCCCTCTGAAAGCATCTGGGTCCAAAGGCAAAGATGTGTTCTTAGATATCCTGATGGAACAGGAGCCATACCTAATCAGTGAACTGAAGGGGGAATAA